A stretch of DNA from Phaenicophaeus curvirostris isolate KB17595 chromosome 21, BPBGC_Pcur_1.0, whole genome shotgun sequence:
TGGGGCTGGAACCGGGACCCCGCACCCCCGCCGGGGCTGGAACAGGGAACCCCCTCCCCTTCCACCGCGGGGATGCAACGGGGATCCCGCACATCTCCCTGGGGCCGCAATCGGGACGCTGCCCGCCCCCCGCCCCACTTCGCTGGGGCTCCTTCCCGCAGGGCCCGGGGGCCCCGGGAGCGGCTGCAGCCCCCTCTGCCGCCCCCCCTGCCCGGCCCTACCATGGCTGAGGCGCGGGGCGCCGGCCGGAGCGGCGGCTGCGGGCGGCCCGGCCCGGGGCAGCGGCAGAAATAGCGGCgggggcggagcggggcggggcgggggcgggggcagCATCACCACCCGGCACCGGCACCGCTACCGGGCGTCAGCATCACCGCCCGCACCGGCATCAGCACCGGCATCACCGCCAGGCATCGGCATCATCACTCGCACCGGCACTGGCATCGGCTCCTGGCACCGGCACCACCACCAGTCGCCAGCATCACTGCCTGCACCGGCATCACCGCCCAGCGTCTGGCACTGGGACCAGACGCTGGcactggactcagcactgggcaccagccccagcagccactgctggtCCCAGGGTACTGGTATCGTCACCTGTCATTGGGTACCAGCCGTGTCACCACACGCTGCACACCAGGCACTGGCATCATGCATCATCTCGTGGCACTGCCCATAGGATGCAGGGCAGCAGGataaggcagcagcagcaggcacggGGCTCCAGCCTCCCCCTGTGTCCTCAGTACAGGGTGCTGGGCACCGGGAATGGGGCACCTGCACTGAGTACTGGACGTTGTCACTGGCTATGGGGTCTGGTGCAGGCAGCAGGTACACGGCCCCAGCACCGGGTGCTGGCACAGCCGAGAGGGACCAACTGCAGCATCAGAGCTGCCTCCTGGCAGTAGTCACTGCTAACAGATGTTTCTTGGCAGTGCTAGGCACCAGTTACTGCACAGCAGCCACTGTGTACTGGGAGCTCCGGGCACTGGGTACCAGTTAGCAAGTGTTGGGTACCTGGGATCACACACCAGGCAAACACACTAGTACTACACATCAAACACTGGGCACCGTGTGCCATGAACTAGGGACTGAACTAGGCTTGGGACACCGGATCTCAGTATTCCCCAGTGCTTTCTCTGCAAAATCCTAAATTGCTTCCACCCAACGAGCCTTTCCCAGCACTGGCATCATCCAGGCAACCCTGCTTGCAGCCCTGTGCTCCGTGTCCATGTCCCTGGCCTAATCCTGTGCCAAGGGTTGCAGCTGCTTCCTGGGATCCCCACAGCCCAGACCCACACTTCCAAATGCAGCGGGCACCACTGGCATGGGGCCatgtcctgtcccctcctgtccctgctgagAGCAGGGAAGGATGCTGGCACGGTTGGCCAGGGAGGCACGCAGGGCTTGTGTTCCCAGCCATGAAAGAGGCTGGGGGGCTCCTGGCCAGCCACAGCCATTCCCTGCAGTGAGTGGTTGGCAGAGGCTCAGCCACCTGCTGATTTCAGCCTCTGGTTCAGCCAGGGCTGTTCTTGTCCCCCCTAAACACACTCTGCTGCCAGGGGACTCAATGCCCCTTGCGCTCCCAGAGCATCCGCTCACAGGCAGCTCCCCGTGCTTCACTTGCCCTACTCATAAGACAAAGCCAGTGGTAATTTCATAGCAGGAAAAGCCAGATCCAGACCCACACAGACTCTCCCACAGGGTCTGGGTGACTCCACAGGGATCATCTCAGCCTTGTCCCCAACCTTGCCACTGCCAAGGGCCTCatgcgcacacacacatacactctGCTACGGGCCCAGGATTGCACTGCAATAGAAttatttgggctggaagggacctcaaagcccattaagttccaacccccttctacaggcagggacacctcccactggatcagtttgctcaaagccccatctaacctggccttgaacacctccagggatgcggcagccaccactgctctgggcaacctgggccagggcctcatcaccttcatcgtgaagaatttcttccttatgtctaatctaaatctggcccctttcaatttaaagctgttccccttcatcctgtcgctccatgcccttctaaaaagcccctccccatccttcCCTGGAGTCCcattcagcactggaagctgctccaaggtctccccgcagccttctcttctccaggctgaacaacccctactgtctcagcctgtcctcaagcgggagctgctccagtcctcggatcatctctgtggccacttctggacctgttccaaccgatccatgtccttcttatgttttgggttccaaaactggacacagggctccaggtgaggcctctccagagcagagcagagcagagcagagcagagcagagcagagcagaggggcagaatccccttcctcatcctgctggccacactttttgtgatgcagcccaggacacggttggtttctgggctgcaagtccGTGTTGCTGGCTCATGCACAACTGGTGTAGGGGGAGCCCCAGTGCCCTCCAGGTCTCATCCATGTCAGGTGGCCAGCAGTGAGCCTGCTTGCTGGGAAGACCAATCTCCCCTGCTGcaggggagcaggcaggagcaggtAGGTGCTGGTGGCCATTTGCATCCCTAATCCCCTCAGTAAGGGCTTTCCTCCAAGATTAGCAGGGATTATCGTCTCTGGGGATCCAGGAGCTCAGCTCCATCTCCCCCTGCCCTTCAAGGAGCAGCGCTGAGCCCTGCACTGGGCGGGAGGACAGGCCAGGCGCTGCTGGGATGAGCTGGGCATTCTCAGCCCTGTATCCAGAcacagcctggagctgctgctggctcgCCATGGCCTCACTCTGGTAACCCAGTGCCCATCAAGGCCAGTGAGCTGCAGCCTGGGCTTTAAATAGAGCATTAAAAGCTGAAGGGATCAGCTGTAGTGCGGGAGGGGTGATGCACGGGCTGTGTTTTTCTTGCCTGGGGGTGACATGAAGGGAATGACAGTGACGCCAAGGGAGGCCTACGCTGCTGAATAGGTACCCTGAGGTACCCTGGTCCCTCTGGTCCTGACTGGCAGCAGCGTTACTGGGTGCCAGCCTGGTAGGGCCAGGAAGCCACCAGCACCCACTGCCCAGGACCAGAGCTCTGTAATTACCATGGGAGGCTGAGTTATtttgggaagctgctacaacaCTGCCAAACCTTTTATTCctacaaacaaaaataagataGAAAGGGcccagcccaggatgctgtATCAGGCGGGTGTAGGGAGGTTAACCCTTTGCCTTCTCACTGCCTGCACCCAAGGGGCTGCCTGcttcatgggatggtttgggatggaagaaCCTTAAAGcgcatccagttccatccccctgccatgggcagagacacctcccactggatcaggggctccaagccccatccaacctggccttgaacacctccagggatggggcagccaccactgctctgggaaacctgggccagggcttccccccCACAGCAAAACCTTTCTCCccaacatctcatctcaatctcccctcttgcagctctttcctctttcagtctCCCCCTGCCTGTACCCAACACCCCCCAGTGATGAGATGGGTCCTGGTGGCTTTGGTTACTCCAGTGGGATGTCAAAGCAGGGAGCAGGTTCAGAGCCCGTGGGTTTGACTGCTTCTTTGCATCTGCCGGGAGAAAcactatttttaactttttctgtTGCCACACATCCAGTTTTGGGGCCTTCCCAGAGCGGAAGCTGGACTGAGGAATGCTGGCCAGAGCGAAGCGCCTGCCACCAGTCCAAAGAACACAtcccaggggaaaaaaccctgaagGGTCCATCCCAACAGCCACCCCGAAGTAAAAGCAGAGGTGGTAGCCAGGCAGAGAGGTTGTGTTTTCCAGACTCTGAGGCAGCCAAtaaagtcatttttttcccagctcagAGAGAATGAGCCACACAGTGTCCCCCCCACAGCGCACCCCAAGCATGGGGTCTGGGAAAGCTGAGGGTCTGTGCTCTGGGTGGCACCCCAAATGTGTGGGGGTTGACTCCTGCCTTTTGCCTTCTTTCGTAGACCTGAGCCTGGGAAAGATGACTGAGCCTGGGTCGATCTGCATGCTGCAGGACAGCAGACAGCCCCAAACCCATGGGATGGAGGCCCCCATATCCTGACCCCCACaccaggggctcccagcccacCAGATCCATGCCCTGGACTCTCCCAAGTCCTAAGCCCCTGCACCAGAGCCCCCAGATCCCCTACACCAGTGAGTCCCAGCCCCATGTGCCAGGATCTCACCCTATTTGTGCTGTCTCTGTGGGTGGACCCAGTCCTCAGTGAGGGtcggggggatttgggggattgTCAGGGGCCTCTCCATCCCCATAgctggctgctgccagccctTGAGAGTGCCTCTGATGTCGGGTGAGTGCTGTGGGGTGGTGGCAatgcagcagggatggagaggctCAGCCACCCAAACCTGCAAGCCCAGCTGGTGCCACCCTAAGCCCTGGTCTGACACCACCAGCCCAACTCCCACCTGCCACCCAGTAAACCCTTTGCAAATGCTCCCCTGGCCAGTGCTGCCCATCTCTGGTGGCCCTGGTGtcacccccagctcccacccatCGCTTACCTCCTTCCCCAGAGCAGTGGCCAGGAAGGGGTTTGTGCTGGAGCCTGGGAAGGATGGCAGCGGGACTGAGGAGAAACAAGTTTTCTCATCAGAAGTGGCTGAGGTTCTCCATGTCCCCCCTAATCCCTGGCTGTCCCTCCTCCCCAGGTCCCTGTGTGCACACACCCACCCCTCACAACCccactccccacccccccccccggcctGGATGGCagcggggaggggaggcagggatgctgtggggaagCCAAGGAGCCACATCCCCAGGGCTGTGTTTGTGCACGCCCTACAGAAACCGCTGGCAGGCCAGGCAGCCAGGAGTGGCCTACAGGATATCCGTGCCCAGCTTTGCAGGGTGAGCCTGATCTTTTGAGGATGAGAGGACATCACCGTGTCTCTCGATGGCCCCAGCTGTGGGGAACAGGAACGGGGAGCAATGGCTCCTTCTTCCCATCCTGACATCCAGCAGCCCTGTCCCACAGCCCAGCAGAGGAAAACTGAGGCAGGCAGATGCCAACCCACCATTCTTGGTCTCAGCACCCTGCAGGGCTTGGTGGGATCTGGATTCATCCCATAGAAACACCGGATTCTGGTGTCCCAGTGACATGTGTGACTCAAGGAGGTGGCTCCTGTCCCAGCCCAGGTTcctgggggacatggggctgTGACAGTGCCACCTCTCAGCCCAGATCATGGAGGGAGGGCTCAAGGTGCTCATTGACCATGCAAAGCCCCCAGTCCTGAGCTGGAAGTGTGGACACTGTGCCCTGAGGGCTCTGGGGACGGTACCATCTGTGGAGAGAATCCCCACAGAGCCAGGCACAAGATGTGAGATGGTGGATCAGAGAGGTATAGGACAGGAGAGCATCTCCTTGGGGCATTTCTAGTCCAGCCTCTAGCTCAAGGCAGGGAGGAACCGAGCCACAGAAATGCTGGTGCAAAGGGTTCTGGAGGTCCCTGTTGCTACATCCTACTCACCACCATAAAAGTGTGGGCATCCTTTCTACAGCCAAGGATGGGGACCTCTCCTTATGGAACTGGATGCCCTGGCTGGACACCCGTGActcctctccagctccccacATTCCCAAGGAGTTGGGCATGCTAGTGGGACCACAGAGGTTCTGCTCCTCACATTCCTATGGAGCTGGGTACACTGGTGGGACCCCAGCAACCCTTCTCAGGCTCCCCATGTCCTTATGAAGCTGAATGCCCTCCTGGACCACAACAACCCTTTGGtaggtccccatgtccctgtggaGCTGGTCATCTTCGTGGGATGCCAGCACGCCTTCTCTCCACCTCCAGACATCCCCACGGAGCTGGGTGCCCCAGCTAGACTCTAGCATCTCCAATCTTTGTGCATCTCCTCAAGCCTTATCCCCACTGCCCATCACTcccctgcctgcaggcagctgctgtccCCCTGGGAGGGACCCCCACCACCAGCGCCCGCCCTGCTGAGATGCTGGGGGAAGCCATGCTCTCCATTCCACCCGGCTGCCCAAACTTACCCACGACGAAGGTGATAAACCTGGTGGCTGATGGCTCACCCTCATTGTAGCTGCCAGAGTCCTTGGTTTGGGTCTCATGGAGGGTGGTGGAGGAGGTTCTACCGAGCAGCTCAGCTGTGTCCTTGACAGAGCTACTGCTGCCTTTGGCCACCAACTTGGTGGCACTTGGCTGCTGGTCCATCAGCAGGGATGTGGCACATGGGGACACCTGGCACCCTGACCGTAGCAAGAGCCACCGTGTTGAGCCAGGGCAGAGCCTGAGCAGAGCCCTGACAGGGATGTCCCTGGGGGCCACCATGGGTGGGGACAGAGTGGGACCCAGGGGTGTGCAGGGGCAGCTCTCCGTGGCCTGCAGTTTGGTATGGGTGCTCTTCTCCCTCCTGGGAGGTGATGGCTTGCGGGAGAGCTgggtgctgagtacaggggtgCAGAGTCCCTCGTGTAAACGGTGGGACTCGCTGCAGGGGACAAGGAGCCCTGCCGGGCTGCCCCCTGCTGGCTCGGGGCACAGGCGGTGTCAGGGTAGTGAACACGCCAGTAGCCAGATTTCAGCACGGGGTGCTGCACCCACTGGAGGCAGTGGGGGAGCTTGGGTGGGGATGGTCACAGTGTGGGGCCACCAGGGCTGTGCTAGGGCCACCACTGTGGGGCCACCAGGACTCCTGGATGGTGGCTGGGGCTGGGACAAGTTGCTGGTCACACAGGTGCCAGAGCAGCCACCGCTTGGGCTGTGCCTTGGCAGGCTGCTGGCTATTGCCCAGCGCTCCCCCTGCCCAGCACCTAGGGTCCCCTGCAGGGCCACCACCCAGCGGCTCGGTGGCACTGGCTGCTCCAGGAGTCCCCCGCTCTGCAGCCCCATGCAGGGGGGTGAGTGGTCccgaggggctgagggggctcctgctgccaggctgggggTGCCCCAGGCTCCAGTTCTGCTCAGGTGTGGAGGCCATGGTGCTTCCCCAGGGTGGCAGCTGCTTCAGGTCCCTTACCACCCCCATGTCCTGGGGAGCACGGTTGTCACCTGGAGCAAAGAACCATGTCACCAAGGGCACTGTGACTGTCGGGAGGGGGTGTGCCACGGTTGTCCCTCCACTGGGGGACATGAATTCAGATAAGAGTCGCCCCAGGAGGGGACAGAGCCACTGTGACCGCCCCAACCCCtggtcctccctgtgctgagcaATAAAACATGAGATTTTTTCCAACAGGGGCATCCCCAGGAACACCCTGTACCTTCCCTGTCACCCCTCCATAAGCCCCTGAGGGCCAGgttttctccagcccccaggCACAGAGAAACACCACATTGGGGACATTAGTTTGTATTAGGAAGGTGATGAGGCCAGAGAGAGCATGGGACAGCCGTGGGCCACCACTGTGTGGGGCACAGGCCACCTCTTTGTCCCTTGGGGCTTGTTTTACATCCTTGGCAAAGCCCCTGCCTGTCACCACTGTGGGCTCTGCCATCACATGAGGTGACAATGGGGACAGCCGAGTGAGGAGGGGACACGGGACCTGGAGTAATGCTGACAGGGGTAACATCAACCTCAGGGCTAAGGGGGAACCCATGATGAGGTGGGAACAGCACCAAAGGGCACAACAGCACTGGAGATGCCACTGGTCCCAGTGCCACCACGCTGCCCTGAGCAGAGCATCCAGCCCCTTGTGCCTCAGATTCCCTCTGAGCTCCCAGCCCCCCGCAGGAGGTGAGTGATTGCCAAGCAGGCTGGGCAGCGAGCAGGGAAGGATTTATTGACTCACGGCTTGGGGTACATCACAGTTTGAGCTCCCTTCCCGCCTCCGGAGAGGATGTCGCCTTGGACTTCCTGGGCAAAAGTGCGTGGCGAGGCTTCACAGTTTCATCCCTTTGGGAAAGCAGAACCGAGGCAGTGACAAATGGCAAACGCTACATTGtatgaaaaaataatacaaactCTTCTCTTTAAATATCTTACAGAAAAATGAACCTGAATAAAGAGCATGAAAAGCACCGTGCAGTGCGGTCCCCCTGCACCCACCCCAGGTCAAGGGGACTGAGACGAGtttcatccctgcatccctcaggatcagctgcatccctgcacctCTCAGGACCAGCTGCATCCTTGCATCCCTCTGGATCAGCCACATTCCTCTGGACCAGCTGCATCCTCACATCCCTCTTGATGCATGGTCACAGTTGAGCACACGcagcagggatgtggggacagcATGGACCACCATGTGCCCGTCCCCACATCCTGGAGGTGACCCTCATGGATCCTGCACTCAGCTAGGGGTTCCAGcagccccccaagtgtggggtgtggcagaagcagcgtGAGAGGGGCCAGCCGAGGCCATTGCTACAAGGCTGCTCCAGGACCTGCTCTCCCCTGGTGGGGCTGCGGGTCCCCGAAATCCCAGGTGTCCTCGCTGTGGTGCAGTGCAAGTTCACAGAAAGCCAAGGCACTGCCGTGAGGCTGCGGCTCTGGACAGGGAAACCCACGGGGCTGGTGTGGGAGCCAGGCAGCCCCCGGGTGTGCAAAGGTGAAGCGAGCCAGAGTggatgggggggcagggggagaatGACACGGGGATCATCCCCGTGGGGCAGCCAGCCAGGTTCGTCCAGTGGGTGACAGCTACGGTGTGGGGAGGATGAAGCCCCGGGAGAGCCGGCTCCCAGGACCAGGGTGGAGGAGACAGCATGGGGTGTGTCCGCAGAGTCCCGGGATCCAGCCCCGGGGGAGGTGGCAGTTGGAGGAGATGCTAGCGGCGGGTGCAGCTCCTTCTTCCACAGCTTCAGAGAGGGTGCAGGGTGGAGGTCTCTATCGGGGGGGCGCAGGCAGCCCACCCTCGCCCCACCGGTGCATCTCCCTGAAGGCTTGgtccagctgctccagctgggagCTGAGCGGCAGGTGGATCTCCAGGTGCATGCGGAGGGTTTCCAGCCACTGCTCCAGCTTGCTGAAGGACGGCCTGAGCAAGAGGGGGGACACACGTGGCAGCTCTGCTCATCCTGAGTCTCCCCTACCCCATAGCAgcctcccaccccagccccagtgGTGCCCCAGGGTGGGGTCCCAACTGCTCACCGCTTCTCAGGATCCAGGTCGCAGCAGCAGGCGGCAATGGGGAAGAAGCTAGGGGGGCAGGAAGGGGGGCAGTAGCGCTCCAGGAAGCCCCTGATGTTGAGGCCAAAATCGGCAGTGCGGGGCAGGTAGTCAGGGTCAGCACTGACCCGgccaatgatctggatgagagCAGTGGAAGGAGAAGGTTCAGCCCCGAGAGGGCTGAAAACCCCAAGAAGACCTCAGCTCCAAGGGGACACCTCAACCCAACGGGAAGATCCCAACTCAAATGGGAAGACTCCCAAGCCCCAAAAGTACTTGCCTCACATAAGACAATGCCAAAGGAGAAGATGTCCACCTTCTCATCATAGCTCCTCCCTGTGAggagagatcatagaatcatggaacagtttgggttggaaaggaccttaaagcccatccagttccaactctctaccatgggcaaggacacttcCCAgtggatgaggttgctcaaagtcccatccaacctggccttgaacagctccagggatggggcagccaccacttttcttggcaagctgggccagggcctccccacccacattgcgaagaatttcttccttatgtctagtctaaatcttgtcctttccaatttaaagccacccaCTTTAAAGCCATTTAAAGCTAATTTAAAGCCAATCActcccttgtaaaaagtccctccccagctttcttgtagcccctttcaggtactaggaGGCccctataaggtctccccggagatGGGTGATGTTGCACACCCAGTCCCTGCTCCATCAAGTCCCCCTGCTTGGGGATAGGGCCCTGGCTGGCCATGTCCCCACTCCTGGCACTGCAGCCAGGCTCACCATTGATCATCTCAGGGGCCATCCAGTATGGGTTCCCCACCACTGTGTACCGCTTTTTGCGGTCTGGTTTCTTCAGGTTCCTGAGATGTTCGGGCTGGTTCTTCTCATCCACCATCAGCCGTGCCAGCCCAAAATCAGCCACCACCACGCTGTTGTtctgaggggatggagaggaatgAGACACAGGAGGAGCCACACGGGGTCCATGGTCCCCACCCAGCCTGAGGGACACCACGAAGGTGGGACTCACCTCCCGCACCAGGCAGTTGTGAGAGTTGAGGTCACGGTGGATGATGTTCATGGAGTGGAGGTAGGCCTGTGGGAGGGATGGATTGAACAGGAGGCACCTTCACCCTGCAGTCCCCCACCCACCAGCACCCATCCCACCCATCCACCCCTCAGCAGCACCCACCATGCCAGCAGCAATGTCCTTGGCGAAGCTGACCCGCTGGCTCCAGGGGTAGTGGCTGTCCTGAGGGCAGAAGGGGGGATTTGCCagacaggaggagagaggagtcACCCACCCCCACCGTGGCTGTGAGTTGGTGAGGGGCCCACCTTTCCCCTCAGCGCTCACCATGCTCTTGATGAGGCCTCTCAAGGTGCCCCCCTTGATGTACTCTGTGATGAAGTTGAGCCTCTTTTCCTTATAGAGCACCCCGATGAACTTGAGCACATTGGGATGCTCCAGACAGCGCATCACCTTCACCTGTGGGATCCCCCAATGCCCATGACACCCGAAGTCACTCAGCACCCACCTAGACAGGCCCACAAGTGTCCCCCATCAAAGAGGCAGGGATGCCTGGCCACCCCACAATGCCCAGCACTccatgtcagggtcagggacaggatggggcagccccatcCCAAACCAGGGGGATTAAATAAAGGGGACGCTCACCTCTTTGAGGAAGGTCCTCTGCGTCTCCTCATCAAAGCGGATCAGCTCCTTCATCACCATCACCTCACCTGTCTCCCGATGTGTTACCTGGCAGAGAGGACAGGGGCTGAGCCACCAActccctgctcccaccccaGTGGGGACAATGACAATGTCCCCCGCTTCCTCCATCCCGGGAAGCTGAGAccctcctgcctgtgccactGGTGGCCCCCCAACTCCACCTTGATGGCCTGGCCAAAGCAGCCCTTGCCCAGCACCTCGCCGTGAATCAGGTCAGAGGGGCGGAAGATGCGATGGGCACGGGAGACGACACGCAGTGACTCAGAGCGCCCAATGTCCTTGCGCAGGGATGCAGGTGAGCCCATGGAACCAGAGCCCGGGGATTTGTCcgtgctgcagctcctcctgtGGGAGGGATGGACAAGAAGGTCAACCCAAGGAAGGATACCAAGCAGAGTGGGGTGCACGCTGGTGGCCTTACGTGACAGCACGCTGGCGCATGGCGCTGGGTTCAGGGGAGTGTAACGGGCTGCACAGGGTGGGCAGGGGGCTGCACGCAGGGCCCGACTCTACGGCAAGGGGCTCATGGGGGTCGTGCTCGATGGTCAGCTGGAGCAGGCGGCTGGTCTCCTGGATCAGCAGGTCAAtctggagggaggaaaaggatgaagggtgggtttgggggcacaAGGATGGAACAGGGGACACCCCGGGCGCAGCGTACCTCATCCAGTGGCACATGACCGATGGGTGTCCCATTGATCTCCAGGATGCGGTCACCAACATGGATAGAGTTCTTCATGTCAGGGCTGATGCAGTCCGGGTCCACCctgcagggcagagcagggctcaGCCCCACCACCCAGACACCGTCACAGAGGGGAGGTGCTGGGATACTGCCCATGAGCCACCCTCAATGGGGACAGGGTGTCGTGCCCCTGTGAGTCACTCAGAGAGATGGGGACACGCTTTCATGGCACCAACGAGTCACCTCTGCCAGGCGGGGACACAGGCCCCCTGTGAGATGGGGACACACAAACGCTGCCACGGGTCCCCTGCAAGGTGGTGACACGGGAACGCTGCCCACAAGCTACTCTTGTCTGATGGGGATGCGCTGTCACGGTACCCATGAGTCGGCCCTCCAGGGAACACGGTCACAGCATCCACAGGTCACCCCACATGTTGCAGACACACTGTGACGGTGCCCACGAGTCACTCCACACAGgaaaaagcctgggactcacaGCCCTCCCTGGCAGATGGGGTGATGCCAATGTGTCACCCCTAAGCCACACCCTGATGGCCAGAGACACACCAAGACAGCTCCCACAAGCCACCCCAGCAGCTGGGGACATGCCACCATGGTCCCCACTGGCCACCAACAGCTGATGAGGACACCGCAGCTTCATCTCACACCTTCCCACACCAAACCAGCTCAGTGGGGTGGGTGCAACCAGCAGATGGGGTGCAGGGATGTTCCCGgccctggggaggggacacagaCTCACTC
This window harbors:
- the LIMK1 gene encoding LIM domain kinase 1 isoform X3, encoding MLAAVLSKNRLLSTGAKCCECGASLSHQYYERDGRLFCRHDYWARFGELCHGCAERITTGLVMVAGEHKYHPECFSCLNCGAFIGDGDTYALVERSKLYCGHCYYQMVVTPVIEQILPESPAPRIPHTVTLVSIPACSDGKRGFSVSIDPGCGTEHPRTVRVREVDPDCISPDMKNSIHVGDRILEINGTPIGHVPLDEIDLLIQETSRLLQLTIEHDPHEPLAVESGPACSPLPTLCSPLHSPEPSAMRQRAVTRSCSTDKSPGSGSMGSPASLRKDIGRSESLRVVSRAHRIFRPSDLIHGEVLGKGCFGQAIKVTHRETGEVMVMKELIRFDEETQRTFLKEVKVMRCLEHPNVLKFIGVLYKEKRLNFITEYIKGGTLRGLIKSMDSHYPWSQRVSFAKDIAAGMAYLHSMNIIHRDLNSHNCLVRENNSVVVADFGLARLMVDEKNQPEHLRNLKKPDRKKRYTVVGNPYWMAPEMINGRSYDEKVDIFSFGIVLCEIIGRVSADPDYLPRTADFGLNIRGFLERYCPPSCPPSFFPIAACCCDLDPEKRPSFSKLEQWLETLRMHLEIHLPLSSQLEQLDQAFREMHRWGEGGLPAPPR
- the LIMK1 gene encoding LIM domain kinase 1 isoform X2, whose translation is MRLMLLCCTWRDEPMGEDEGSDLPVCASCGQGIYDGRYLQALNADWHTDCFRCCECGASLSHQYYERDGRLFCRHDYWARFGELCHGCAERITTGLVMVAGEHKYHPECFSCLNCGAFIGDGDTYALVERSKLYCGHCYYQMVVTPVIEQILPESPAPRIPHTVTLVSIPACSDGKRGFSVSIDPGCGTEHPRTVRVREVDPDCISPDMKNSIHVGDRILEINGTPIGHVPLDEIDLLIQETSRLLQLTIEHDPHEPLAVESGPACSPLPTLCSPLHSPEPSAMRQRAVTRSCSTDKSPGSGSMGSPASLRKDIGRSESLRVVSRAHRIFRPSDLIHGEVLGKGCFGQAIKVTHRETGEVMVMKELIRFDEETQRTFLKEVKVMRCLEHPNVLKFIGVLYKEKRLNFITEYIKGGTLRGLIKSMDSHYPWSQRVSFAKDIAAGMAYLHSMNIIHRDLNSHNCLVRENNSVVVADFGLARLMVDEKNQPEHLRNLKKPDRKKRYTVVGNPYWMAPEMINGRSYDEKVDIFSFGIVLCEIIGRVSADPDYLPRTADFGLNIRGFLERYCPPSCPPSFFPIAACCCDLDPEKRPSFSKLEQWLETLRMHLEIHLPLSSQLEQLDQAFREMHRWGEGMKL
- the LIMK1 gene encoding LIM domain kinase 1 isoform X4, translating into MRLMLLCCTWRDEPMGEDEGSDLPVCASCGQGIYDGRYLQALNADWHTDCFRCCECGASLSHQYYERDGRLFCRHDYWARFGELCHGCAERITTGLVMVAGEHKYHPECFSCLNCGAFIGDGDTYALVERSKLYCGHCYYQMVVTPVIEQILPESPAPRIPHTVTLVSIPACSDGKRGFSVSIDPGCGTEHPRTVRVREVDPDCISPDMKNSIHVGDRILEINGTPIGHVPLDEIDLLIQETSRLLQLTIEHDPHEPLAVESGPACSPLPTLCSPLHSPEPSAMRQRAVTRSCSTDKSPGSGSMGSPASLRKDIGRSESLRVVSRAHRIFRPSDLIHGEVLGKGCFGQAIKVTHRETGEVMVMKELIRFDEETQRTFLKEVKVMRCLEHPNVLKFIGVLYKEKRLNFITEYIKGGTLRGLIKSMDSHYPWSQRVSFAKDIAAGMAYLHSMNIIHRDLNSHNCLVRENNSVVVADFGLARLMVDEKNQPEHLRNLKKPDRKKRYTVVGNPYWMAPEMINGRSYDEKVDIFSFGIVLCEIIGRVSADPDYLPRTADFGLNIRGFLERYCPPSCPPSFFPIAACCCDLDPEKRDETVKPRHALLPRKSKATSSPEAGRELKL
- the LIMK1 gene encoding LIM domain kinase 1 isoform X1; translated protein: MRLMLLCCTWRDEPMGEDEGSDLPVCASCGQGIYDGRYLQALNADWHTDCFRCCECGASLSHQYYERDGRLFCRHDYWARFGELCHGCAERITTGLVMVAGEHKYHPECFSCLNCGAFIGDGDTYALVERSKLYCGHCYYQMVVTPVIEQILPESPAPRIPHTVTLVSIPACSDGKRGFSVSIDPGCGTEHPRTVRVREVDPDCISPDMKNSIHVGDRILEINGTPIGHVPLDEIDLLIQETSRLLQLTIEHDPHEPLAVESGPACSPLPTLCSPLHSPEPSAMRQRAVTRSCSTDKSPGSGSMGSPASLRKDIGRSESLRVVSRAHRIFRPSDLIHGEVLGKGCFGQAIKVTHRETGEVMVMKELIRFDEETQRTFLKEVKVMRCLEHPNVLKFIGVLYKEKRLNFITEYIKGGTLRGLIKSMDSHYPWSQRVSFAKDIAAGMAYLHSMNIIHRDLNSHNCLVRENNSVVVADFGLARLMVDEKNQPEHLRNLKKPDRKKRYTVVGNPYWMAPEMINGRSYDEKVDIFSFGIVLCEIIGRVSADPDYLPRTADFGLNIRGFLERYCPPSCPPSFFPIAACCCDLDPEKRPSFSKLEQWLETLRMHLEIHLPLSSQLEQLDQAFREMHRWGEGGLPAPPR